In one Candidatus Saccharimonadales bacterium genomic region, the following are encoded:
- a CDS encoding nucleoside monophosphate kinase: protein MIIVLIGPPGAGKSSQSELLRQREHVNWLYVGKLLRSQNDKGLDDIINSGQLVPDNIVNRLVASYIKGIPAKQLVVIDGFPRHLPQAEWLVDFSRQSQLPISGVIYLMVPAEVTKQRLGLRQREDDTPGVIDERLKEYERDMAPVVSYFESRGVPVHPVDGNRPIEVVFKDIDRILNDVHATQI from the coding sequence ATGATAATTGTACTAATTGGCCCGCCCGGGGCCGGCAAAAGCAGTCAAAGCGAACTTCTTAGGCAACGCGAGCATGTCAACTGGCTATACGTCGGTAAACTTCTGCGCTCACAAAACGATAAAGGCCTCGACGACATTATAAATAGCGGTCAACTCGTACCCGATAACATCGTCAACCGACTAGTCGCCAGTTACATCAAGGGCATCCCAGCCAAACAGCTGGTCGTGATCGATGGCTTTCCCCGTCATTTGCCACAAGCTGAATGGTTAGTAGATTTTAGCCGCCAAAGCCAGCTGCCTATAAGCGGTGTGATTTATTTAATGGTACCGGCAGAAGTTACCAAACAACGTCTGGGTCTGCGTCAGCGAGAAGACGACACACCCGGCGTGATCGACGAACGATTAAAAGAATATGAGAGAGACATGGCACCGGTCGTTAGCTATTTTGAGAGCCGTGGTGTACCGGTGCATCCGGTAGACGGCAACCGGCCGATAGAGGTAGTCTTCAAAGATATTGATCGGATTCTAAACGATGTACACGCGACCCAAATCTGA
- a CDS encoding GatB/YqeY domain-containing protein — protein sequence MIDQIDADLKQAMLSRDELKVSVLRGLKNALANEKIKTRQPLSPEQEITVLKREAKQRDEAAAGFTAGGAKDRAEKERLEKTIIENYLPQMIDDEDLDDLIEQAINRFGQEAKQTGAIIGYVMSQSGGRVDGAKVAALVKQRLAA from the coding sequence ATGATTGATCAGATTGACGCTGATTTAAAGCAAGCCATGCTCAGTCGGGACGAGCTTAAAGTGTCGGTTTTACGCGGCCTAAAAAATGCTCTGGCCAACGAAAAGATTAAAACTCGGCAACCGCTCAGTCCGGAGCAGGAGATTACTGTTTTAAAAAGGGAAGCTAAACAACGTGACGAAGCCGCGGCCGGATTCACCGCCGGCGGAGCCAAAGACCGCGCCGAGAAAGAGCGCCTAGAGAAGACCATAATCGAAAACTACTTACCGCAAATGATCGATGACGAGGATCTTGATGATCTAATCGAACAGGCAATCAATCGTTTTGGCCAGGAGGCGAAGCAGACTGGGGCGATAATCGGCTATGTTATGAGCCAGAGCGGTGGGCGCGTTGACGGGGCAAAAGTCGCCGCTTTAGTTAAGCAGCGGCTAGCAGCATGA
- a CDS encoding 30S ribosomal protein S21: MLQVTRKDSKEALENMIRRFTRKVQQSGVLAKARADSTFEKPISKPERRKKAIIRKERRADKIRRARLGRRA; this comes from the coding sequence ATGTTACAGGTTACAAGAAAAGACAGCAAAGAGGCGCTAGAAAACATGATTCGACGCTTCACCCGAAAAGTCCAACAGTCTGGTGTGTTGGCTAAAGCGCGGGCGGATTCGACGTTTGAAAAACCGATCAGCAAACCCGAACGACGAAAAAAAGCCATTATCCGCAAGGAACGCCGGGCTGATAAGATACGCCGCGCCCGCCTCGGGCGCCGGGCATGA
- the recJ gene encoding single-stranded-DNA-specific exonuclease RecJ, translating to MAATEADEILRNILERRGVKGDKQQQNFLYPDYPATLHDPLLLPDMEPAVERIVQAISDGDRILVYGDYDIDGLAATTLLVSTLEGIGADVTAFIPDRFENGYGLNQATLQAVLEAHAPRLIITVDTGSTAVAEIDWLNQAGIDVIVTDHHEVLKQLPNALAVINPKRKDSHYPFKGLAGTGVAFKLVQGLQQRTKLITPGQEKWLLDLVALGTVCDVVPLVDENRTLVYWGLKVFAKTRRAGLRALADITDQDLSQVSASTLGFIFGPRLNAAGRLENADLSLKLLLSNDIKSCLAMAVKLNRLNTARRDQQTKVEAEANKVIEQMSNHAVIVVGHKDWPQGVIGIVASKLMEKYRKPVFIMQFLDGQAKGSARSFGDYNLADAIKYCRPLLISGGGHSAAAGFTVALENVDDLRRKLNQHYRAQKLTNQDRYLEPEIEQRFTKFSSLTADLAAKLELLAPFGPGNWEPNFELSTLTIRQVKPVGREAKHLKLRVEDVHGHELEAISFNEQNIYRVGDRISVIAKLRLNNYSGRSRPELVVERITTKVNLHNPPLL from the coding sequence ATGGCGGCCACAGAGGCGGACGAGATACTGCGGAATATCCTTGAGCGTAGGGGCGTCAAGGGGGATAAGCAGCAGCAAAACTTTCTATATCCAGATTACCCCGCGACGCTACATGATCCGTTACTACTACCCGATATGGAACCGGCGGTTGAAAGAATAGTCCAGGCCATTAGCGACGGCGATAGGATATTGGTTTATGGCGATTACGACATTGACGGTTTGGCGGCTACAACTCTGCTCGTCAGCACCCTTGAAGGTATCGGCGCTGATGTAACCGCTTTTATTCCCGATCGGTTTGAAAACGGATACGGTTTAAACCAGGCGACCCTTCAGGCCGTGCTCGAAGCACATGCCCCGCGACTGATCATCACAGTCGATACGGGCTCAACCGCCGTGGCCGAAATTGACTGGCTAAATCAAGCTGGTATCGACGTCATTGTCACCGACCACCATGAAGTTTTAAAACAACTGCCGAACGCTCTGGCCGTAATTAATCCAAAGAGAAAGGATTCCCACTATCCTTTTAAGGGGTTGGCTGGTACGGGTGTGGCTTTTAAACTTGTCCAGGGGCTGCAACAAAGAACAAAACTAATTACTCCCGGACAGGAAAAATGGTTGTTGGATTTGGTAGCCCTAGGCACTGTTTGCGATGTCGTACCGCTAGTTGACGAAAACAGAACTCTGGTTTACTGGGGGTTGAAGGTTTTTGCCAAAACCCGCCGAGCCGGGCTTAGGGCGCTGGCCGATATAACAGATCAAGACTTGAGCCAAGTTTCTGCCTCAACCCTGGGATTTATTTTTGGCCCCCGTCTTAATGCCGCCGGCCGTCTGGAAAACGCTGATTTAAGCCTGAAACTACTTCTTAGCAATGATATTAAAAGCTGTCTGGCCATGGCGGTCAAATTGAACCGACTGAACACCGCAAGACGCGACCAACAAACTAAAGTTGAGGCAGAGGCCAATAAAGTGATTGAGCAAATGTCTAACCACGCCGTTATCGTAGTCGGTCATAAAGATTGGCCGCAGGGCGTAATCGGTATCGTAGCGAGTAAATTAATGGAGAAGTACCGTAAACCGGTCTTTATCATGCAGTTTTTAGACGGACAGGCCAAGGGCTCGGCTCGTAGCTTCGGCGATTACAACCTGGCTGATGCGATTAAATACTGCCGTCCGCTGCTAATCAGCGGCGGCGGGCACAGCGCGGCGGCAGGGTTTACAGTTGCGCTGGAAAATGTCGACGACCTGCGGCGTAAACTCAATCAGCATTATCGGGCGCAAAAACTGACCAACCAGGATCGATATTTAGAACCGGAGATAGAGCAGCGGTTTACCAAGTTCTCCAGCCTGACCGCCGATTTGGCCGCTAAACTCGAGCTATTGGCGCCATTTGGCCCGGGTAATTGGGAGCCGAACTTTGAGCTAAGCACATTGACCATCAGGCAGGTGAAGCCGGTTGGCCGGGAGGCCAAACACCTTAAGCTACGAGTTGAAGACGTTCACGGCCACGAGCTCGAGGCAATTAGCTTTAATGAACAAAATATCTATCGGGTTGGCGATCGGATATCGGTTATCGCTAAGCTTCGCTTAAACAACTATAGCGGCCGCTCGCGCCCGGAGTTAGTTGTAGAAAGAATAACTACTAAGGTCAACTTGCATAACCCGCCTCTGTTGTAG
- the priA gene encoding primosomal protein N', which yields MFYAEVVPNRVSGDKTALTYASNSQLKRGAIVDVPLGKNRSNGVVVKSNLSQPSFKTKEARLINDRLIPEELLKTLEWMSDYYITPLPLILNLLLPKTLTSQGRPRKSGNLKLSHGRLMKTLDLSARQRDVVKLIVESEQRNFILHGDTGSGKTLIYRELIKNCLADGKSVLFLVPEISLLTQAVSDLNDLSEHIFITHSALTEARRKEIWLQILQQDKPSVVVGPRSALFSPLKNLGVVIIDEEHESSYKQDSSPRYESQIVARQLAAQHQAKLILGSATPRITDYYIAKTLGNTIIPMPPHKNNVRAVTIIDQAQKQSFIKNHHLSDQLLKELETSLRANRQSLIYLNRRGTASIALCNNCGWSPLCPDCGTALALHHDLNKLVCHQSGYKQPIPQTCPDCGHSDVVYRGVGTKKIESELNKIFPQAVIKRFDSDNIEGERLLDLYGSAHDGQIDIIIGTQTVAKGLDLPKLDLVGVVSADSELYLPDFSAAERSFQLLYQVVGRSARLGHGRVVIQTYHPDHYAIRFAANRDYQGFYQEEIKIRQLYRYPPHRYLLALICSYVSRDKAIAAATLAKAEINKRHKLEVIGPAPAFYERRGRRYRWIVVVKSTSRSKLLPIAREYRQAGWQIDIDPTNLLY from the coding sequence ATGTTTTATGCGGAGGTAGTCCCCAATCGAGTCAGCGGCGACAAAACGGCTCTAACTTATGCCTCAAACAGCCAACTCAAACGAGGCGCGATCGTGGATGTGCCTCTTGGTAAAAACCGATCAAACGGAGTGGTTGTTAAAAGCAACCTGAGCCAGCCCAGCTTTAAAACCAAGGAGGCTAGACTAATTAATGACCGACTAATCCCTGAAGAACTGCTTAAAACTCTGGAGTGGATGTCAGACTACTACATAACCCCCTTACCCTTGATTCTTAATTTACTCCTGCCAAAAACATTGACCAGCCAGGGCCGGCCGAGAAAATCCGGCAACTTAAAACTCAGCCATGGTCGGCTGATGAAAACACTGGATCTGTCCGCTCGCCAACGAGATGTCGTCAAATTAATCGTTGAATCAGAGCAACGTAATTTTATTTTGCACGGAGATACCGGGTCGGGTAAAACTCTTATCTACCGAGAACTGATTAAAAATTGTTTGGCAGATGGAAAATCGGTTCTTTTTTTGGTGCCGGAAATCAGCTTGCTGACGCAGGCCGTCAGCGATCTCAATGATCTATCCGAACACATATTTATCACTCATTCTGCCTTAACCGAAGCTCGAAGAAAGGAAATTTGGTTGCAGATACTACAACAGGATAAGCCATCAGTAGTTGTAGGCCCGCGCTCAGCCCTTTTTTCACCCCTCAAAAATCTCGGTGTTGTAATTATTGATGAAGAGCACGAGTCCTCTTACAAGCAAGACTCCTCTCCTCGGTATGAAAGCCAGATCGTCGCCCGGCAACTGGCGGCCCAGCACCAAGCCAAACTAATTTTGGGGTCAGCTACGCCTAGAATCACTGACTACTACATTGCCAAGACGCTGGGTAACACCATAATACCGATGCCGCCGCACAAGAATAATGTCCGAGCGGTAACGATAATTGATCAGGCCCAGAAACAATCTTTTATTAAAAACCACCACCTCTCGGATCAACTATTAAAGGAACTAGAAACCAGCCTTCGCGCAAACCGGCAATCACTTATTTATCTAAACCGTCGGGGTACAGCTTCGATTGCACTTTGCAATAATTGCGGCTGGTCACCGTTATGCCCGGATTGCGGCACTGCATTGGCTCTGCATCACGACCTCAATAAATTGGTCTGTCATCAAAGTGGTTACAAACAGCCAATACCCCAAACTTGCCCGGATTGCGGCCATAGCGATGTAGTTTATCGGGGCGTCGGTACAAAGAAGATCGAATCTGAACTAAATAAGATCTTCCCCCAAGCCGTAATCAAGCGATTTGACAGTGACAACATAGAAGGAGAACGGCTATTGGATTTGTATGGTTCAGCCCACGACGGACAAATTGATATTATTATTGGCACCCAAACTGTTGCCAAAGGTCTGGATTTGCCGAAACTCGATCTGGTCGGCGTGGTCTCAGCTGACAGCGAACTTTATCTGCCTGATTTCAGCGCAGCTGAGAGGTCGTTTCAGCTGTTATATCAAGTCGTCGGCCGATCGGCGCGCCTTGGCCATGGCCGGGTAGTGATTCAGACCTACCATCCCGATCATTATGCCATTCGTTTCGCGGCCAATCGGGACTATCAGGGCTTCTATCAGGAGGAAATTAAAATACGACAACTGTATCGCTATCCGCCACACCGTTACTTGCTGGCGTTGATATGCTCATACGTTTCCCGTGACAAAGCCATCGCCGCCGCGACGCTGGCCAAGGCCGAAATCAATAAGCGCCACAAGCTCGAAGTTATCGGCCCGGCTCCGGCGTTTTATGAACGCCGGGGGCGTCGTTACCGCTGGATTGTAGTAGTTAAGTCCACCAGCCGCTCAAAACTGTTACCAATCGCCCGTGAGTACCGACAAGCTGGCTGGCAAATTGATATCGACCCCACCAACTTACTCTATTAG
- the def gene encoding peptide deformylase, with amino-acid sequence MDRANIITLPHPNLRHRSTRVRSFGAELGRLCTDMIAVTLDWEKHRKHELGVALAAVQINRLKRIVVIRDDAEHKENEEFITLINPKIIRLEGELVEDFEGCLSVPDIYGLVKRRERVKIWAQDIDGTELRMTANGFLARVLQHEIDHTNGVLFVDHLKDQFDNFYQMNDEGKLEKLDGSKIKKQSHILWD; translated from the coding sequence ATGGATAGAGCAAACATCATCACCCTGCCCCATCCTAACCTAAGACACCGTTCGACTAGGGTCAGGTCATTTGGCGCCGAACTTGGCCGGCTTTGTACTGACATGATAGCGGTTACGCTTGACTGGGAAAAACACCGTAAACACGAATTAGGCGTGGCTTTAGCCGCCGTCCAGATAAACCGGCTGAAGCGCATAGTTGTTATAAGAGACGATGCTGAACACAAGGAAAACGAAGAATTTATTACTTTGATCAACCCGAAAATAATTCGTCTCGAGGGAGAGCTGGTTGAAGACTTCGAGGGTTGCTTGAGCGTTCCCGATATCTATGGCCTAGTCAAGCGCCGCGAACGGGTTAAGATCTGGGCTCAAGATATCGACGGAACAGAGCTAAGGATGACTGCAAATGGATTTCTGGCTCGGGTACTACAGCACGAAATTGACCATACGAATGGAGTTTTGTTCGTGGATCACTTAAAAGATCAATTCGACAACTTTTATCAAATGAATGACGAAGGAAAATTGGAAAAGTTAGATGGATCAAAAATCAAGAAACAATCTCATATTCTTTGGGACTGA
- the fmt gene encoding methionyl-tRNA formyltransferase — MDQKSRNNLIFFGTEAFSAQSLKALVKAGYQIAAVVTKPDSPAGRGGTTSIGPVKLVALRHRIKILQPAKLEGFEQTLKPLNPLLGVLVAYGQILPSAVLDVFDRGIVNLHPSKLPEYRGPSPIESALLHGDKETAVSLIKLTAKMDAGPIYSQHVVKINKADDRPTLYQRLGAVGSRLLVNDLEKLLDGSLLAKPQDESRATYTKFLKKNDGLIDWAKSAELIERQIRAFLGWPGSQTMIRDVRITIESATIGALNGPPGEYIISSNRQLHICCGNGSLMINKLRPAGRRTMTAKEFISGYLK, encoded by the coding sequence ATGGATCAAAAATCAAGAAACAATCTCATATTCTTTGGGACTGAGGCCTTCAGCGCTCAATCACTTAAGGCCTTAGTTAAGGCCGGTTATCAGATAGCTGCAGTCGTTACTAAACCAGATTCGCCCGCCGGCCGTGGCGGCACAACCAGCATTGGGCCAGTTAAGCTAGTCGCCCTACGACACCGAATAAAGATCCTTCAGCCGGCCAAGCTCGAGGGTTTTGAGCAAACCTTAAAGCCACTGAATCCGTTACTAGGAGTGCTGGTGGCTTATGGCCAAATCCTGCCCAGTGCTGTCTTAGACGTATTTGATCGGGGTATCGTCAATTTGCACCCTTCTAAACTGCCTGAGTATCGAGGTCCTTCACCAATCGAATCCGCTTTGCTCCACGGCGACAAAGAAACGGCTGTGTCTTTGATTAAACTTACCGCTAAAATGGACGCTGGCCCAATATATTCTCAACATGTTGTAAAAATAAACAAGGCGGACGATCGACCGACCTTATACCAACGCCTCGGTGCTGTCGGTTCACGTCTCTTAGTGAATGATCTGGAAAAACTATTAGACGGTAGCCTGTTAGCCAAGCCTCAAGATGAATCAAGGGCTACCTATACGAAGTTTCTCAAGAAGAACGACGGCCTGATTGACTGGGCTAAGTCAGCCGAGTTGATCGAGCGGCAAATTCGGGCATTTTTAGGGTGGCCAGGTAGTCAAACGATGATTCGTGATGTAAGGATCACAATAGAATCGGCAACTATTGGGGCTTTAAATGGTCCTCCCGGTGAGTACATAATCAGTTCAAACCGACAACTTCATATTTGTTGCGGTAATGGTTCTCTGATGATAAATAAACTTAGGCCGGCTGGCCGTCGAACAATGACCGCCAAAGAATTTATTTCGGGCTATTTAAAGTGA